The Equus caballus isolate H_3958 breed thoroughbred chromosome 19, TB-T2T, whole genome shotgun sequence DNA window tggaaatggcaacagaaggtgcgggttcagtgaagggctgagtcactgggctaatgggtctcccttctggaaagttgggcagcctgctgaggcccgacgccctgacctcgagaggccacgtggacgtgttcctctggacagcaaaggcagaggaccagaaagaaccctgtgagccccatgtcctgttgggcaaaaagcatgcctatccatcaggatgctgcgtccgactgggagaaggtggggaaggattgccaggccacatggacatgtgaggatgggagttcaaacaggaaaatctctacagaacgcaaaaggactcttgaacgcccgtgagctgatgggctagaaatgtctctgctctgctacacctctgtggacagggccgtctcctctggccaagacgggggctgggcccgcagggcaaggtcgggggaagagatggggattcagattcctttgggagcagggctccaggcaggagccccggggctgtctcagggccttcgaagacctgggggtcctcagtgctgtcttggggccctggggcttgggtctccccagcacctgcactcaccctgagccggccctggcctcgcttggcagcgtggggcaccttcccttcctgcagggtggtggagtcgagggcgtcgtggctcagctgctggcccatctcctgagtgacgctctggaaagacagtgcccggcagccaggcggcaagcctcagagacccgactggctgtctttgctggctctcacacctctgtgactctctccactctggacacacataccccgccccacggtccacacagacctccaccgaggagggaaacacacggcagcctgagggcctggaatgaggaggcagcttaggggtcccctttcagtcctgccagccctgtcctggcttgggaacgtgacgggaaaagcaggttattgccagcccaccaaccttctgcggccaagggcagatcctgcccacacgtccctctggcccccacactcacgaggacgggatgagggctgccctgggagggctcggggagctggtctggcctcgattgggctgctctaggcttcctcatgttacctgagaggacctcctgccaaaggtccagcggtggggggcgtgggagctgagccagcgtccacaacgtctccaaaggttctccctgcgggctttctgggaaccagagccccggtcaggcgggagaaagcaggagaacatgtttctctatcaagagtctccagccaagtgagctggctttgcgcacgtggctgcctagttgcgggggttccaagtctgttggggtctgttgtcaaggaagtgacctcatttcctgcagtgcccttacctgagtgcccccctcagataccacccatgcaaacagtcctctggccatggccttgctcaccccccttctccatgcgacgtcgtaggcgtacccaggaacaccaacacacccgtctcacaggctccctagagggtctgggtgcggccgaggtcccagctttgagactcacgcagaaacaagtcctcttccttacctcttctggatcctgcataagccgttgtgtctctcagggcctgtcggcctcctgtctgcacactggggaggaccggagcgtggacttgctagacatgtcctctggcgtgtgtcctaccttagaggacgatacctctcaaactgcaggcgggtgtcacttgcaggcaatgcctcccacctcgtgtttcttcctcttgccacttgccctgtgtctgcttctcttcggatcccaccctagagtccatccttgcatccaaggtcaatgtgtgtgtgtgtgtgtgtgtgtgtgtgtttgtgtgtgtgtgcatgcgcgtgtgtgtgtgtgtttgtgtgcgtccgcgtgttgtgtgctcaggttgtggaggccaagaagaaaacagctcccacaaaagggagggattggcaagagcttctcaagttctcatggttcctaatttcagaagccaagcctccgcgtggggtcccagtcttgccctagaaggtcagaacacacacttacccattggactcaccctgtcgagggccattccctacccctctaggggcctcagtttcccaatgttccagtgagagattcaattcaggactgcataggcctgagctcagcagaaaagtggccgccactgcctccaccgtgggtgtgatgtgggcagggctacaatccagggtgccccggacctgggctcctcctcaaacaagaactgaccaaatgcccgtgtacactgccgaatactccccctcacccccatgccatctccagatctgtatgcacttccaccaacacagccttctccagaggcccctgggaatgcctgtgtgcagccagagccccagccttgaggacgcagagctggcttcctccctggctccgccttcttcctcatctgggattctgggcaaggcattgaagttctggggtcttctccttctcccgtcactggccacctgggatcaggacttcctggtctagacctcctgctgtaatcccctcctcttgagtgtggactgactggagcgattccacagaggacggcaaagcgatgccgtgtcactactgagatttggatgtggtcagtggtccctgagaacgcgcaaggggataggtgtgactactcacagcccactgtggggcatcaggtaccaggaaggaacagccccaggctccttcccgcaccacaccctcacacacccacacacccacaccgccctcacacacaaacacacacacactcacacacacacacacacgcccccgcaccagagctcaatgaagagctctgaaaagctggccaccccttgttctgggcagttgtttcttggtagaacgagggcatcgtttcttatgactcatctttaagtcatccttttaccaaattaacattaattatctatctcaaacgttaaaactttggggaatatattttactccacgatacgcttcttataaacgccagtgtttcatatgcgatgagaatatttttgaaatttgcacattttgaaaacgttaccagggcccatccaggaaagcgaaagatttgaaaggggtctccctggccccgacatttccctcgctgtttccagctctggtgtcacacctccaatgggtccccatccccaggaagtgaaaagagggaatagcggggcatcctctttgagacagaatctttgatctccgggggatttttcttcttaatgaaaaccgctatctcaatttcaaacatccggagtcactcacctcagaccagacccagccaggcacaggaggccacctctggaaggctggcacttccatgcaaactccggaggagggaaacgcacggagtccgacagaaggaaactcagtggctaccagggacttgcggtgggaggaagggagactgactgcttcccagggacagggtttctcttggacaaaaatgggcgggtactagatgcggatgacgttggtgtgacgttgtgagtctgcttcacgccacttcagcgaacaattgaaaagaacccaagaactaaactttattgaactgacgagataaaatacagggaaaggttaagtaaagaaaaaccaacaacaaaactttaaaacccacgccatggctaggggaaggcgaggattctctggggctgcagctcaggagctgagggtagtggctgggatgctgccagtgcttgctgaaggtcttgagccggctgtggctcgcaagatgcctgtgcggctctgagctgggctgggcccgagagggagagacggtgccggatcttcagggtcttccgcgtctttcggtggagctgcagctggagatggaagaagagaaaacgccaccaacatgactgcccgcccaagtcattccaaagaaagggaccctctgccgccaatccagcagtctcagtccaagcaccacgcccccgaaagtcttcccagactcgagtccctggcaagagtgatctgagcccgccccttgctcccagccgaaccccagcctctggacactctgctccgggggggcgcagcgccatcccctctgcacacgcccacgtcacacacccgagtcctcctcaccctcagtcttggcatcagtgtgctcaggctgctccagccgggaaagaagaacgcgggcgcggtgctccagctccgagccgggcatattgagaccgatgtaggccaagagcagttccaggctgggaacatctgggggctggataaaatcctcagggtaccatcggagccaggcgcccagaatgaaggagatggccctgaggacggacaggtgggcagcagagtcagagaagggtcctttccttgcacgctggcctcccgggcatccctgtgcgggcctgggctcctgggcctcccgctcctggctgtccaggggccagtcctacttggcggccacctccaatctggcagtcttggcagagctaggccagggcaccaaggaggggctaggaaaacgcctttggaagggggagccctgtgccgtggtggcgtcacctctcctaggcctcagggaagccggacacactgcttggagcatctctccgcccactgcccactggaacgtcagctgcgtgagggcagcgagcggtgcagtctcctcttttcattgccctccctggcacacaggaggtgctcccagaacatctgaccagtgagggaacaacggacattgtctcccgcccatgcttcccagggccctcctcttgcctccaactttccctcctgggccaagtgctgcctgattcaccaggtgtcccatgagggtcatgctcccctgccccgtatctcgaccagggaggggcttacgtggccccggagcactccctgagccccctgagcaggagctgagcacccgctgggcagcttctagcagatgagtgagcgggacgctgcaggcaactgccctccaagtgtggacgctgggcgccctcctagggattccaaagcccactcactttttgagttggtctaggggtccgccgtcctcatcgccataggcaaggacacaaccgtatctagaagacacaggaggacgtcgcatggactggactgtggatcaggcctgcgtgagaagcctagcggcgctgtctcactcccaaggagaatggagccctggagggcatggctgtcgcctgctctgcgcccgggattctggtcagtgcctagaaaactttctgcacctagtggggacctctgtgtgtgcgtgatgaaggaaggagctccaaccggcccctcactcctgcttgagtgggtcgggggcctcggctcagcccagggatcgctgctctggcttcacccaggtcagagacctagaagagctctgccatctccttttccaaagggaagacaacaactcagtgaaggccacgggcacgctgagggacgaggcggaggcttcgccttaggcaagaggaatatcctcaatgagcacaaccacagcccctccgctccagtcgaccctcccagagggttaggcttctcgagaagcctttgcaggcagcacctgcctgagtccctacaatctcccctggaggctgatcctctcttcagcccgccttgcaaggagcaaaccgaggctcggggaggtgccgtgacatccccagcctcacagctagtaggtggctgaatgcccacagtgctgcggaggggcacggcacgcacctttgaaacagaagctccagcagctgtcgtgtggtggcaaaacctctatacgtgcacaggaagctgtggacgtaggcggtgtcgccctccaggaaggcgggcaccaagtgctccactcgcttctgccgccttccagcctggacggtccacaccaggcgggatGCTCtgctcttcgctggggatggattttcagcctggggtcagacagaggggccgcttgccatcagaggccgcaccgcgggccccaggagtgccggggactggaggtcgcaccgaatgcccaagcccgcggtgacttgtggccggaagtgggcatcattgcccagggcaagggaagaattctcgggattccaagtaggatgtgaggtggagaaggattaaacctcttggtctcctaggtctttgtgctggcagaggagtgacagcccctccctggatgaagagcatcaaccctggggtggctgaccaactgcccattcgagacaggagaacacagaggcttttcgtgggctgggagggatgaggacgggaggacaggcagggtgatcagggcggtgctgtggaaatggcaacagaaggtgcgggttcagtgaagggctgagtcactgggctaatgggtctcccttctggaaagttgggcagcctgctgaggcccgacgccctgacctcgagaggccacgtggacgtgttcctctggacagcaaaggcagaggaccagaaagaaccctgtgagccccatgtcctgttgggcaaaaagcatgcctatccatcaggatgctgcgtccgactgggagaaggtggggaaggattgccaggccacatggacatgtgaggatgggagttcaaacaggaaaa harbors:
- the LOC138918908 gene encoding ral guanine nucleotide dissociation stimulator-like, whose translation is MFSCFLPPDQGFGSQKARRENLWRRCGRWLSSHAPHRWTFGRRSSQSVTQEMGQQLSHDALDSTTLQEGKVPHAAKRGQGRLRAENPSPAKSRASRLVWTVQAGRRQKRVEHLVPAFLEGDTAYVHSFLCTYRGFATTRQLLELLFQRYGCVLAYGDEDGGPLDQLKK